The Syngnathus scovelli strain Florida chromosome 11, RoL_Ssco_1.2, whole genome shotgun sequence region tgggcctgcgcccttcaaataattaaattactttcagttctacaccaaaccaataatccgattcaaacacttccgttaatttattcagacgaagcaaactttcaaacggatggaaattcactcgtgtctcaaataactacgaaagttattcaattctctaaaattgtctgatgttacttttatttattactatgttataccataataaccccccgcacattaatcaaattgtcaaatcaaccccgaaccatcgattgcacattcagtacaaatcagcgcacaacgaagtagatgaatatacacaacacatttattgaagaaacatgaaatagaattacaaatcttaatcactccagaaaccgaacaatttcacccattgatacccgtgttaataaaatcattcaatcccagaacaattcgattgcaaaacacagttcatgaaaaagggaaaaagtaaataccagctgcgtgctatttttggtggaagcaaagtcgagtaatcaattcgatcttacttctaaaatccaaattggaggaagaggctggcctcgaggggaccggcggcccgatgactattccccaccctcgctaaaatacagaaaagtcgttcccttcacctagtttctcctgcaaagttgtccagtccaattctttggagtaaattcaagttaatttcagaccagcgatcctgcgtctcacacaaagatctcgggactttggaaaaaatactgaaactccctcgggcttcttcacgtatgagcgccctttgggggaaaaagccccatagctgcctctgcaggactttttatagacttctctgtccccccccccttctttcttctataccctCCCTAtatggtaagactgcccagttttcccacgcccctatagaataaaactggtcagttttcccacgcctcctatagggtatgattgcccagttttcccacgctcggacacctgttgccttcagcagctgtttccgccctgaccacgcattactttccaccaaatgtacagctagcccctggtaaaacctttcacttccccttttcttcacttcctgtttcatgagaataactttttaaagttacgcttcaattaactctgaaataaaaatccaaacctttgatctatttctttaaacaatttatgtcacgccactattctcatagtgacgggtctcttgatcgaattgactaacaaaattgctttaagctgttacagaatacatttttagccaagcaaagaaatcaaaaagtaaaaatcacatttgtgcgtccatgcgtgactcacaatccgacaccgtgttcctgttttatttctattttaacttgcttagcttattttggccccttttttggtctcatgttttggtctggcgccatcttttggacaaatttggaatttcagctctgccaatttattcatgtgaacaatccatattttaccatttgcaccatctcttcccccaatgttacatgacagtagaaatgggtcactatcaaagcagagtagcagatctggagtcagcgctgaagcaacaaggacaggtaagcttatcaatgagcacacctttttttcagacaaaatagctacattcttcagtcactcattcgtctggcattactggaacaaccgttccccccccccccccccccccgaacgtggctgggaaaatgcggagaaaagcaaatgtcattttccagtcaaccaaagaatttgtggatgaagccccgcagatgaggtctgactgtcttttcaggtcaggcggatggaggcggaagaagcgggtCTGAAagggcacatccaggatatccgagaccaaaacgaactgcttgagttccgcatcctggagctagaggtgggaagactcgcacaagcgtgttgaggccagagatgtgacagacggacggacggacggacggatgcatgcctctgcctttcaggagagggagtggcgctcccccgtcttgaagtttctgcaagtccgtttcccagacggcctcagccctttgcagatctactgtgaggccgagggcgtgagcgtacgtaaggcgcccctcgcaaccctaaccttaacccgaggtcccagaacaccttacattgctccttgcgcctttcccccggacatcgtcatcagtgatctgatgaagaagctggacatcctgggcgataacgccgtaaatgtatgtcgaactccttatgttcgcactccacgagactcggcggctcaaatgtgacttttggaagcctttgcgctgaaagaagcttgttgacgctgtgcctttgggctcttgcataatctcaccaacgaggagcaggtggtcgtgattcacgccaggacccttctcaccctagccgagaaggtaacgcgcacgtccacgtacgctctcgcattctgcttatgtgacagcagcctttcctcagtggttagaatacatcaaagtgaccaagtcagcactttaacagaagatgttggacattgaaagtgagaaggtagacagacacgcgacatcagccaaggggaactcggggcaatgtgccccaacaattctgaccttgagctgtgctaggatatgttctgcaagcagaagggctacctggatgaagagctggacttcaggaagcgttccatggaccaggctcataaggtaagccgccctcaaatctcccgccggaccactgatggacgaggattgcggcccagaggatcatggagctggaggccatgttgtacgaggcgctaccacagcgggactgccccgccacggacggcgaaaaagccagccacgctggcgtgaatgacgtgctgacggcggatcagagacaagagcttaggagcgccgtggaccaatggaagcgagccctgatgtgcgagtttagggagtgcgacgcttgcatcctccaagggagaatggatctgctgcacagcgcgcaacaggtaagggcccaaagccagcccggcacttacttgcacgcttactggcttttgaaggctactttccatttgtccgtcctagaggaacaaagagctgaaagaattcatcgaagctctgaagagacaaatcaaacaattggaggaaaagtttctgtttctctttctagtcttctccttggccttcattctgtagccctaacaccagctggtgagtgagctccagcggcaccgcactcgacacctccgatacactgtcagccggtctcagacgttggcagacgctccgatgccgacgtataccccccgccacggtgacagaggcaccgcgtcacaccggcgctcatccaatcagaaggcaggaaaggcaaattcacatgcagggcactcttgaaccagaagagagcgccacaaaaaacggttgttgccccaaacgcgcactaaaaagggtcagaataacaagagtcccaccggccagccggggccacccgtccatccatgtcttcgggggggaagaaaattggagtcaccggtgagtacattttgcatttagctctgcttttctgcttctgtcttcaaatgtgtggcatcctgcgaccaaagattcagccaaccccaaagcggttgacctcaacgtcccaccaccatgcctaccagagcaggtgatgtgatgctttggacatccttccgtttcagatgcccaaaagtactctttgccacatctgcggcaatacggtgtcttttcaaaggtgcaaataaatccagcgtgggcggaacacgcacgtcttcggtttttcccggtttgtttgtgtgacagctgttgtgaaatttttatacaaataaagttatatagtacaggtttggccaagccgcaactcccgaaccgcatgcggctctttgcttggattcatacggctcttttatgttcatatcaacatttgtgtgtgtgtgtgtgtgtgtgtgtgtgtgtgtgtaggtgtgtgtgtgtgtgggggggggggggggttgtgcgtgttcacttgagttcaatttggtatttttgtcaaaagcgcatgcggtgaaattccacaaagtaggaacacattccagtaaactattagtgtcaattgggctctcgaaatggcagggaaaagatgcacagcaaaacaaaaatatgtagatgaacacaggacgtttttatcagagtgggaaagtttctattttttgttgaacctgatggcaaaccattctacctgatatgtcagacctcagcgcatttcaaagattcaaatcttcagcaccatgcacttcagctcactccatgctaacattgatcaggcgtcgaacccgcaaaatcatgcttaagaggtggacatgctaaccagtgcgccattatgtcaacgcataataactaagtctactga contains the following coding sequences:
- the LOC125977320 gene encoding janus kinase and microtubule-interacting protein 3-like; this encodes MLDIESEKDMFCKQKGYLDEELDFRKRSMDQAHKRIMELEAMLYEALPQRDCPATDGEKASHAGVNDVLTADQRQELRSAVDQWKRALMCEFRECDACILQGRMDLLHSAQQRNKELKEFIEALKRQIKQLEEKFLFLFLVFSLAFIL